The following proteins come from a genomic window of Enterococcus gilvus ATCC BAA-350:
- a CDS encoding prolyl-tRNA synthetase associated domain-containing protein has protein sequence MPKATDQEVYQLFEEWQIPYERIDHQAVYTVAEIDFTIDGSDVKNLLMKSKKTKNYYFVICPGQKRLDIKALAKKLEERQLSFASEAELFELLGLERGSVTPLALPHDTKQQITLIIDKAIDQREKIGFHPNTNTATVVIAFSDFTLFLAKLGIEPLYCTIPEKQPDA, from the coding sequence GTGCCAAAAGCGACAGACCAAGAAGTGTATCAATTGTTTGAAGAGTGGCAGATCCCTTATGAACGGATCGATCATCAAGCTGTTTATACGGTTGCTGAGATCGATTTTACGATCGACGGCAGCGACGTGAAAAACCTATTGATGAAAAGCAAGAAAACGAAGAACTACTATTTTGTGATCTGTCCTGGTCAGAAGCGGCTAGACATCAAGGCGCTTGCCAAGAAATTAGAGGAGCGGCAATTGTCCTTTGCTTCGGAAGCAGAGCTTTTTGAGTTGCTTGGCCTTGAGCGAGGCTCGGTCACACCTCTCGCTTTGCCCCATGATACCAAGCAGCAAATCACCTTGATCATCGATAAAGCCATTGACCAAAGGGAAAAAATCGGCTTTCACCCAAATACGAATACCGCAACAGTGGTCATTGCCTTCAGTGATTTCACCCTTTTTTTGGCAAAACTGGGTATTGAGCCGCTGTATTGTACGATTCCCGAAAAACAGCCCGACGCATAA